The Flammeovirga agarivorans genome has a window encoding:
- a CDS encoding sensor histidine kinase: MNYLKELIYLLLGSSLYLYFFYAPLPEVTEFVYAPRNIILFITCILAMVLNSWSFEFWMKKKSISRQTAFRGIGLFIVAIPYTLFWNYLLKSELESEFVFDLTIKTGILLTTYSVAILIMEYVTLAYQDFSEQKVKVIKGKRKAAELRLEALKNQLSPHYLFNSLNTVAYLVIDNAAQADKYIRSIAQTYQYVMRYAHEQLISLHDELEVVHAFAFQLHTRHGQGIKINIDPQLMNHKGFVPPLSIQMLVENAVKHNVLSDDHPVEISITLDKKDDSLIIQNNITRSPNKRGASTKVGIENIHERYALMSNKKIEIKKTADYFNVRLPLLTA; the protein is encoded by the coding sequence ATGAATTACCTTAAAGAACTAATCTATCTATTACTCGGAAGCAGTCTTTACCTTTACTTCTTTTATGCACCTCTTCCTGAAGTTACTGAATTTGTATATGCTCCTAGGAATATCATATTATTTATCACTTGCATTTTAGCAATGGTACTTAATAGTTGGAGTTTTGAATTTTGGATGAAGAAGAAAAGTATCTCTAGGCAAACAGCCTTTAGAGGGATAGGGTTATTTATTGTGGCTATCCCATATACTCTCTTTTGGAATTATCTGTTAAAGTCAGAATTAGAAAGTGAATTTGTATTTGACCTTACCATCAAAACAGGTATCTTATTGACTACCTATTCTGTGGCAATATTAATCATGGAATATGTCACCCTGGCTTACCAAGACTTTTCAGAACAGAAAGTTAAAGTGATTAAAGGGAAAAGGAAAGCTGCAGAATTAAGGTTAGAGGCATTGAAAAATCAGTTGAGCCCTCATTACCTATTCAATAGTCTTAATACAGTCGCTTATTTAGTTATTGATAATGCAGCACAAGCGGACAAATATATTCGTAGTATTGCCCAAACGTATCAATATGTAATGCGCTATGCTCATGAACAACTTATTTCACTTCACGATGAACTTGAGGTAGTTCATGCCTTCGCTTTCCAATTACATACTCGACATGGTCAAGGAATTAAGATTAACATTGATCCACAACTGATGAATCATAAAGGTTTTGTTCCTCCTTTGTCTATTCAAATGCTGGTTGAAAATGCGGTAAAACATAATGTTCTTTCTGATGATCATCCAGTAGAAATTAGTATCACATTAGACAAAAAGGATGACTCATTGATTATTCAAAATAATATAACAAGATCTCCGAATAAAAGAGGAGCCTCCACAAAGGTGGGTATTGAAAATATCCATGAGAGATACGCTCTGATGAGTAACAAGAAAATTGAAATTAAGAAAACAGCTGATTATTTTAATGTTCGACTTCCTCTATTAACTGCCTAG
- a CDS encoding histidine kinase, translated as MNYLWKNKSTVYSIFYPIIGGSITYLLLLMAFNRVNELSESIFKAEWIICIFFAYLWNTSVVLLSKYIGKEIKILSNISEQIFYHVLGVILGSSLVLAIIISAYFYYLIDYSNFSSFSTEMYVFQGLFLFQTILYECTWWGNRLIELRNEEFSKQEIQRTEFISKEMRLFAEDANLPLLYETLETIIGLAYKDPDEAELYAERLAKVYRNTIQSRKEEFISLKEAFSITEEVGKLLQQSRSGGMKTSFSLNDKEAELLFPPIILPRLLVSIATDYIATPIQPLELNFYVENDALVVVAHSCNEKIENPDSLTEVIKSLEETLRIYTKTPIQRIKKGNQYLIKLPAFEADHESWKSDPNASVQPGDQSLFKSI; from the coding sequence ATGAACTATCTATGGAAAAATAAATCTACTGTTTACAGTATCTTTTATCCAATTATTGGAGGAAGTATTACTTATCTATTATTGCTTATGGCATTTAATAGAGTCAATGAGCTTTCTGAAAGTATCTTTAAAGCTGAATGGATTATCTGTATCTTTTTTGCCTATTTGTGGAATACATCTGTGGTTCTTTTATCTAAATATATCGGTAAAGAAATCAAGATACTATCAAATATATCTGAGCAGATATTTTACCACGTTCTAGGTGTAATCTTAGGTAGTAGTTTAGTATTAGCCATTATTATTTCAGCCTATTTTTACTATCTGATTGATTATTCAAACTTTAGTAGTTTTAGTACTGAAATGTATGTCTTTCAAGGGTTATTTCTTTTCCAAACTATATTGTATGAATGTACTTGGTGGGGAAACCGATTAATAGAGTTAAGAAACGAGGAATTTAGCAAACAAGAGATTCAACGTACTGAATTTATCTCTAAGGAGATGCGCCTATTTGCAGAAGATGCTAATCTTCCCTTGCTCTATGAAACCTTAGAAACAATTATTGGATTAGCCTATAAGGATCCAGATGAGGCAGAACTTTATGCTGAAAGACTTGCAAAAGTTTATCGTAATACGATACAAAGTAGAAAAGAGGAATTTATCTCTCTAAAAGAAGCCTTTTCCATTACAGAAGAAGTTGGCAAATTATTACAGCAATCAAGGTCAGGTGGTATGAAGACATCTTTTTCTTTAAACGATAAAGAAGCAGAACTTCTTTTCCCTCCTATTATTCTTCCTCGATTACTTGTGAGTATCGCAACAGATTATATCGCCACTCCCATCCAACCGTTAGAATTAAATTTCTATGTTGAAAATGATGCTCTCGTAGTGGTTGCACATAGTTGTAATGAAAAGATTGAAAATCCTGATAGTTTAACTGAAGTCATTAAATCGTTAGAAGAAACACTAAGAATTTATACTAAAACTCCAATTCAAAGAATAAAAAAGGGTAACCAATATTTAATTAAACTTCCTGCATTTGAAGCGGATCATGAAAGCTGGAAAAGTGACCCCAATGCAAGTGTTCAACCTGGTGACCAATCCCTTTTTAAATCCATCTAA
- a CDS encoding LytR/AlgR family response regulator transcription factor has product MKALIIEDEKPAQGKLLRQLNKTPYDIEVVKYIDNVSSSVKWLSQHQSDIDLIFMDIHLTDGIAFDILKEVQVVKPIIFTTAYDEYALDAFKANSIDYLLKPVDFEALTKAIQKLEVLQMQNISETKSQLDNLLESYNQKYKERFMVRVGDAIKSITVDQIIAFVADGRHTFIYTQDNRRYVVDFKMEELTDILDPEKFFRTNRSFIVQKAHIKTVEKYTNSRLLLHLVLELPKEVIVGREKVKDFKNWFDN; this is encoded by the coding sequence ATGAAAGCATTAATTATTGAAGACGAAAAACCTGCACAAGGAAAACTACTAAGGCAACTCAACAAAACTCCTTATGATATCGAAGTAGTAAAATATATTGATAATGTAAGTTCTTCTGTAAAATGGCTATCTCAACATCAAAGCGATATTGATTTAATTTTTATGGATATCCACCTGACTGATGGTATTGCATTTGACATTCTTAAGGAAGTACAAGTGGTGAAACCCATCATTTTTACTACAGCCTATGATGAGTATGCATTAGATGCGTTCAAGGCCAATAGTATCGACTATTTACTAAAGCCCGTAGATTTTGAAGCATTGACTAAAGCGATTCAAAAACTTGAGGTGCTTCAAATGCAAAATATTTCTGAGACTAAATCTCAATTGGATAATTTATTAGAAAGTTATAATCAGAAATATAAAGAACGCTTTATGGTTCGTGTAGGTGATGCCATAAAAAGTATAACAGTTGACCAAATCATCGCTTTTGTAGCAGACGGAAGACATACATTTATTTATACTCAAGATAACAGAAGGTATGTTGTCGACTTTAAAATGGAAGAATTGACAGATATCTTAGATCCAGAAAAATTTTTCCGAACCAATAGAAGTTTTATTGTTCAAAAAGCACACATCAAAACAGTTGAAAAATATACAAATAGTCGCTTATTGCTTCATTTAGTCCTTGAACTTCCTAAAGAAGTCATTGTAGGTAGGGAAAAGGTTAAAGATTTTAAAAACTGGTTTGATAATTAA
- a CDS encoding ABC1 kinase family protein has translation MKNKKTQSNRYIEIAQVFIKYGFQAWFTNSHLSYLVSNKIIDKNSEINTSPPEVRLRMALEELGPTFIKLGQMLSSRADLLPTQYITELKKLQDEVHEEEQLDVHQLLEDEFHQPANEIFDEIDEKPLGIASIAQTYRVKKGEKYYVIKVRKPSADRTVNEDLKIIRNLIQILSRSIKQVAQFEPVRLFDEFELSLKNELNYSIEKRNQLLFLKYFKKSDTTTAPRILEEYSTSKILCMEFSEGVKFNDFLKNATEKDRIKVSKNLVSSYFQQIIEFGFFHADAHAGNLFVTDDLKLSFIDFGAVGRLLKKDTVLIGDFLEAFLAQETERVINAIQRISISNEITRENRKNLEYQINEIFTYMDQGVDDIPWIEVVDKLTKLLFTYKITLPNYFVTLGKSLALTLGTALEINPKMNLLDEIKPYIIKYQLNFFSLENQKKLLMDFFFWLRDIKTIPKDIKDLLKMAKKGKIDINISLDDAVPLLNTIRNGINKLTIGIIIGCILIASSTIASGDGNSLIQKFALFGYLLAGGLGLILAIDILRDLFKRDSK, from the coding sequence ATGAAAAATAAGAAGACTCAATCCAATAGATATATTGAGATAGCTCAAGTGTTTATAAAGTATGGTTTCCAAGCTTGGTTCACTAACTCTCACTTAAGTTATTTAGTATCAAATAAAATCATAGATAAAAATTCAGAAATCAATACTTCTCCACCTGAGGTTCGACTTAGAATGGCGTTGGAAGAACTTGGTCCTACATTTATCAAATTAGGGCAGATGTTAAGCAGCAGAGCAGACTTACTCCCCACACAATACATTACTGAATTAAAAAAACTTCAAGATGAAGTACATGAGGAGGAACAGTTAGATGTACATCAACTTCTTGAAGACGAATTCCACCAACCAGCAAACGAAATCTTTGATGAAATCGATGAGAAACCTCTTGGAATCGCATCAATTGCACAAACATATAGAGTAAAAAAAGGCGAGAAATACTATGTTATTAAAGTACGAAAACCTTCTGCTGATAGAACGGTTAATGAAGACCTCAAAATCATTCGAAACCTGATTCAAATTCTTAGTAGGTCCATTAAACAGGTGGCACAATTTGAACCTGTCCGCTTATTCGATGAGTTTGAACTATCTTTGAAAAATGAGTTGAACTATTCCATTGAAAAGCGTAATCAACTTTTATTTCTGAAATATTTCAAAAAATCTGATACCACTACTGCTCCTAGAATTCTTGAGGAGTATTCTACTTCTAAAATCCTCTGTATGGAATTTTCTGAGGGAGTTAAATTCAATGATTTTCTCAAAAATGCTACCGAAAAGGATAGGATTAAAGTAAGTAAAAATCTTGTTTCATCTTACTTTCAACAAATCATTGAGTTTGGTTTCTTTCATGCAGATGCTCATGCCGGAAATCTATTTGTTACAGATGACCTCAAACTTTCATTTATAGACTTTGGTGCTGTAGGAAGACTATTAAAAAAGGATACTGTTTTAATAGGAGATTTCCTTGAGGCCTTCCTCGCACAGGAAACAGAAAGAGTTATCAATGCTATTCAGAGAATTTCTATATCCAACGAGATAACAAGGGAAAATAGAAAAAATTTAGAGTATCAAATCAACGAGATCTTTACCTACATGGATCAAGGTGTTGATGATATTCCTTGGATAGAAGTTGTCGATAAGTTAACGAAGTTACTGTTTACTTATAAGATCACATTACCCAATTATTTTGTCACTCTAGGTAAGTCTTTGGCTTTGACATTAGGTACTGCTTTGGAAATTAACCCTAAAATGAATCTCCTTGATGAAATCAAACCTTACATCATCAAATATCAACTCAATTTCTTCTCTTTAGAAAATCAGAAAAAGCTATTAATGGATTTTTTCTTTTGGTTGAGAGACATCAAAACGATTCCTAAAGATATTAAGGATTTACTCAAGATGGCCAAAAAGGGGAAAATAGATATCAATATCAGTTTAGATGATGCTGTTCCACTTCTCAATACTATCAGAAATGGAATAAACAAATTGACTATCGGTATTATCATCGGTTGTATACTGATTGCATCCTCTACGATCGCCTCAGGAGATGGAAACTCATTGATTCAGAAGTTTGCCTTGTTTGGATATCTCTTGGCTGGTGGCTTAGGTCTTATCTTAGCTATAGATATTTTAAGAGATCTTTTTAAAAGAGATAGTAAGTAA
- a CDS encoding LytR/AlgR family response regulator transcription factor, with protein sequence MHQINILIVEDEILLAQDLQIRLQKSGKYKTHTADSFDEAIKVLLTTKIDFLIIDITLKGDKSGIDLAKKVNEKLKLPFLFLTSHADQVTFEQAKVVCPSAYLLKPFNDREISMSIDLALSNFNQQTLEEDSEPNEEAVQEYLFLKKDNAFQKVMVEDIIYLEAQSNYTYFHTKTEKFMYAIVLKKIIEKLPQDQFIRVHRSFVVNKKCITGFSNNAVTLDEHYEVPVSKQNKEMVFKLFNTV encoded by the coding sequence ATGCATCAGATAAATATTTTAATTGTAGAAGATGAGATTTTACTAGCTCAAGACCTACAAATTAGACTACAGAAATCAGGGAAATACAAAACCCACACTGCTGATAGTTTCGATGAAGCTATCAAGGTTCTACTTACTACTAAAATCGACTTTTTAATTATTGACATTACCTTAAAAGGAGATAAATCTGGAATAGATTTAGCCAAAAAGGTCAATGAAAAATTAAAGTTGCCTTTCTTGTTCTTAACCTCACATGCCGATCAAGTGACTTTTGAACAAGCCAAAGTTGTGTGTCCTAGTGCGTATCTATTAAAACCATTCAATGATAGAGAAATTAGCATGTCGATTGATCTTGCACTATCAAATTTTAATCAACAGACTTTAGAGGAAGATAGTGAGCCGAATGAAGAGGCTGTTCAGGAATACTTATTTCTGAAAAAAGACAATGCGTTTCAAAAGGTTATGGTGGAAGATATTATTTATCTAGAAGCACAGAGTAACTATACTTATTTTCATACAAAAACGGAGAAGTTTATGTATGCAATTGTATTGAAAAAGATAATAGAAAAGTTGCCACAAGATCAATTTATAAGGGTTCACAGAAGTTTTGTAGTGAACAAAAAATGTATCACAGGTTTTTCAAATAATGCTGTGACATTGGATGAGCATTATGAAGTACCGGTTAGTAAGCAAAACAAAGAAATGGTATTTAAACTTTTCAATACTGTTTAG